Proteins from a genomic interval of Capsicum annuum cultivar UCD-10X-F1 chromosome 4, UCD10Xv1.1, whole genome shotgun sequence:
- the LOC107869461 gene encoding cyclin-D5-3-like produces MEEDWGDIFRSIQNFVSPEQEIAEEIRDIGADNEDYVNRMLGRENRIAIAGLTSCLPSRIMHHGWLLQVRNTAIDNIVTIGGPFGVRQITIYAAVTYVDRFLSVMPIKNERFRIPVLLGMACLNLASEVLERYEHQVDLSEYEKFADYDETTIMDMTDHVIHQFGETVTCVTPIQFTKYFLSRFCRDNTRTEYARIKTVHVIMSTLGDVRLMSLRPFIVGLAATLLASNPNILNEGQIATEISALPPNWLIPLDEVCSCYNRLLETNRERLDIS; encoded by the exons atggaAGAAGATTGGGGTGATATTTTCAGAAGTATTCAAAATTTTGTTTCACCAGAACAAGAAATAGCAGAAGAAATTAGAGATATTGGAGCAGATAATGAAGATTACGTCAATCGGATGCTTGGAAGAGAAAATAGAATTGCCATTGCTGGACTCACCAGCTGTCTTCCTTCAAGAATTATGCACCATGGCTGGCTTCTTCAAGTTCGCAATACTGCAATCGACAACATTGTTACA ATAGGAGGACCTTTTGGGGTCAGACAAATAACTATCTACGCAGCAGTGACTTATGTTGATAGGTTTCTTTCAGTAATGCCTATAAAG AATGAGAGATTCAGGATACCAGTGTTATTGGGAATGGCATGTTTAAATTTGGCTTCTGAGGTATTGGAGAGATATGAACATCAAGTAGATTTATCGGAATATGAGAAATTTGCAGATTATGATGAGACAACTATAATGGATATGACTGACCATGTTATTCATCAATTTGGTGAGACAGTGACTTGTGTTACTCCTATTCAATTCACCAAATATTTTCTATCAAGATTCTGCAGAGATAATACAAGAACAGAATATGCCAGAATCAAAACTGTTCATGTCATCATGAGTACACTTGGAG ATGTCAGGTTAATGAGTCTGAGACCATTTATAGTAGGATTAGCAGCAACATTGTTGGCGTCAAATCCAAATATATTGAATGAGGGACAGATAGCGACTGAGATTTCTGCCTTGCCTCCAAATTGGCTTATCCCACTT GATGAGGTGTGTTCTTGCTATAATCGTTTGCTAGAGACTAACAGAGAGAGACTTGACATAAGCTGA